One part of the Pecten maximus chromosome 1, xPecMax1.1, whole genome shotgun sequence genome encodes these proteins:
- the LOC117315292 gene encoding collagen alpha-1(XXVIII) chain-like: MEDGKVRRKRHLWVQGPPGPAGTTGETGHPGLPGSPGPQGVDGYPGYKGEQGEQGVEGEPGAPGEHGPQGPRGEQGSPGDMGAIGEQGEKGDMGAVGEQGQPGEQGQSGPAGPQGPMGETGEFGPQGYPGMQGETGHVGVPGFPGMPGDVGPMGPPGAVGQAGPPGAPGPHGPQGPMGEMGSPGRQGVQGYGGSRGARGAPGQAYAVRYKSAPAPVTTKG, encoded by the exons TCCAGGGACCACCAGGCCCAGCAGGAACCACCG GTGAAACCGGCCACCCTGGGCTCCCTGGCTCCCCCGGACCCCAAGGGGTGGATGGATACCCAGGTTACAAGGGTGAACAAGGTGAACAGGGAGTTGAGGGTGAACCAGGAGCACCAGGAGAACACGGCCCTCAGGGACCACGTGGCGAACAAGGATCACCAGGAGATATGGGGGCTATTGGAGAACAGGGAGAGAAGGGAGATATGGGAGCCGTAGGCGAACAGGGACAACCTGGCGAACAAGGACAATCCGGACCAGCTGGACCCCAGGGACCCATGGGCGAGACTGGAGAGTTTGGACCACAAG GATACCCCGGAATGCAAGGAGAAACAGGACACGTTGGAGTTCCAGGGTTCCCAGGAATGCCAGGTGATGTCGGACCAATGGGACCACCAGGAGCAGTAGGTCAAGCTGGACCCCCAGGAGCACCAGGACCACATGGCCCACAGGGACCTATGGGTGAGATGGGTTCTCCAGGCCGACAGGGAGTCCAAGGATACGGTGGTTCTCGTGGAGCACGTGGTGCACCAGGACAGGCGTACGCCGTTAGATATAAGAGCGCACCTGCTCCAGTTACTACAAAAggttaa